One Haloimpatiens massiliensis genomic region harbors:
- a CDS encoding transposase has product MKYNRKISLLGIAMQLEEFVKYINPSTLDVVTVKGKEYRVYKYEGKISKVENSLVLICYEADGESFKSPVYLMSTDIDLDVQTIIEYYQNRWCIETNYKYLKSHLGFDKYKVQSILSIERYFLLVFLAINFLELYRLYHLNEVQTLDDTIEVMQSLSTKELVYLVYKKAKDNIPIKIILGELKLAS; this is encoded by the coding sequence TTGAAATACAATAGAAAGATATCTCTGTTGGGAATTGCAATGCAGCTTGAAGAATTTGTAAAATATATTAATCCCTCTACCTTAGATGTAGTTACCGTCAAAGGTAAAGAGTATAGAGTATATAAATACGAAGGTAAAATTTCAAAAGTTGAAAATTCATTAGTTTTAATCTGCTATGAAGCTGATGGTGAAAGCTTTAAATCCCCTGTGTACTTGATGTCAACGGACATAGACCTTGATGTTCAAACTATAATAGAATACTATCAAAATAGATGGTGTATTGAAACTAACTATAAATATCTTAAAAGTCATTTAGGCTTTGATAAATATAAGGTTCAAAGTATACTCTCTATCGAGAGATATTTCTTACTTGTATTTTTAGCAATCAACTTTTTAGAGTTGTATAGGTTATATCATCTTAATGAAGTACAAACGTTAGATGATACTATTGAAGTAATGCAAAGCCTATCGACTAAAGAATTAGTGTACCTCGTATATAAAAAAGCTAAAGACAATATTCCTATAAAGATAATACTAGGTGAGCTAAAGCTAGCTTCTTAA